In a genomic window of Candidatus Methylacidiphilales bacterium:
- a CDS encoding DNA translocase FtsK, which yields MGRRKIERGGSWWLAVYGEVVAFVVLGVSILTVLSLISYTPSDVGFNKFPPNTRPVNFVGSFGALWSWGCLSLLGLAAYWIPVLMMGAVVALLRKTQTEWGVRVLGGVGLLLGQAGWLDLTGWFETGLVQRYNLVSAGGFLGSFLNEGFFENYFGQVGAGIVFGVWSVGCFFVAFNLHPIRSSLAVWYFVEDLWERWWEERLMRQGAEGKIQAEILRAQREQRNRRGRRALLGGEEVGDAANLEGEENKLPVSTRPTEIIDNTVPKRRKEPSGGALEKEERESGKKMEEVASASIEAIKNYELPPLRLLEENKHSRARSESYQSETESKMGVIVSTLADYKIMVEPGPVTIGPTFTRYEVVPAKGVRVSEIVNLNKDLARTLRAVRVNILAPVPGKDTVGIEIPNEEKAKVLLRDIFESDEWRNTKANIPIAIGKDVNGRPMIADLSKMPHLLVAGTTGSGKSVCVNCIIMSLIFRFRPDELRLLMVDPKQVELTMYNSLPHLALPVLTDVKKVPRAMNWLVREMEARYLLLAKAKVRNITEFNERKKTEKKLAETDFTDTLFEGVETGKSEEDLPDRLPYIVLLVDEYADLMQTSPKEVEEALDRLAQKARAAGIHVILATQTPRKEVITGVVRANIPARIALQVANNMESRLIIHTGGAENLVGAGDLLFLNSTSPNPERGQGPYVSNEEIMQVVRFCARQAPPAYEQEIQQKLAEKSDEETLGRELTPEDEELIRKTLEVMKAEGRASTSLIQRRLRIGYGRGAWIMDFLEKRGIVGPKDGNNDRDILIDLESFDIESIFR from the coding sequence ATGGGACGGCGTAAGATAGAGAGAGGTGGGAGTTGGTGGTTGGCGGTGTATGGCGAGGTGGTGGCGTTTGTGGTGTTGGGTGTGTCGATTTTGACGGTGTTGAGTTTGATTAGTTATACGCCAAGTGATGTGGGGTTTAATAAGTTTCCGCCGAATACACGGCCGGTGAATTTTGTGGGGAGCTTTGGGGCGTTGTGGAGCTGGGGTTGCTTGAGTTTACTGGGGCTGGCGGCGTATTGGATACCGGTGTTGATGATGGGGGCGGTGGTGGCGTTGCTGCGGAAGACGCAGACGGAGTGGGGGGTGCGAGTGCTTGGGGGAGTGGGGTTGCTGTTGGGGCAGGCGGGGTGGCTGGATTTGACGGGGTGGTTTGAGACGGGATTGGTGCAGAGGTATAATTTGGTGTCGGCGGGAGGGTTTTTGGGGAGTTTTTTGAACGAGGGTTTTTTTGAGAATTATTTTGGCCAAGTGGGTGCGGGGATTGTGTTTGGGGTCTGGAGTGTGGGATGTTTTTTTGTGGCATTTAATTTGCACCCGATTCGCTCGAGTCTGGCGGTGTGGTATTTTGTGGAGGATTTGTGGGAGAGGTGGTGGGAGGAGCGTTTGATGAGGCAGGGGGCAGAGGGGAAGATACAGGCGGAGATTTTGCGTGCGCAGCGCGAGCAGCGAAATAGGAGGGGAAGGCGTGCGCTGCTTGGGGGCGAGGAGGTAGGAGATGCGGCGAATTTGGAGGGGGAGGAAAACAAGCTGCCAGTCTCGACTCGACCTACGGAGATTATTGATAATACGGTGCCGAAACGGCGGAAGGAGCCGAGTGGAGGAGCTCTTGAGAAAGAGGAGAGGGAGTCTGGGAAGAAGATGGAGGAGGTCGCGTCGGCGAGTATTGAGGCGATTAAGAATTATGAGTTGCCGCCGTTGCGTTTGCTTGAGGAAAACAAGCATTCACGGGCGCGGAGCGAGAGTTATCAAAGTGAGACGGAGAGTAAAATGGGTGTGATAGTGAGCACGTTGGCGGACTACAAGATCATGGTGGAGCCGGGTCCTGTGACGATTGGGCCGACGTTTACACGGTATGAAGTTGTGCCTGCGAAGGGCGTGCGAGTGAGTGAGATTGTGAATTTGAATAAGGATTTAGCGCGGACATTGCGGGCTGTGCGTGTGAATATTTTAGCGCCCGTGCCTGGAAAGGATACGGTGGGGATTGAGATTCCGAATGAGGAGAAGGCGAAGGTTTTGCTGCGAGATATTTTTGAATCGGATGAGTGGCGAAATACTAAAGCGAATATTCCGATAGCTATTGGCAAGGATGTGAACGGTCGGCCGATGATAGCGGATTTGTCGAAGATGCCGCATTTGCTTGTGGCGGGGACGACGGGTTCGGGCAAATCCGTGTGTGTGAATTGTATAATAATGAGTTTGATTTTTCGGTTTCGGCCGGATGAGTTGCGGCTGTTGATGGTGGATCCCAAACAGGTGGAGTTGACGATGTATAATTCACTGCCGCATTTGGCGTTGCCTGTATTGACGGATGTTAAGAAAGTGCCGCGGGCGATGAATTGGCTTGTGCGGGAGATGGAAGCTCGATATTTGTTGCTTGCGAAGGCTAAGGTAAGGAATATCACAGAATTTAATGAGCGAAAGAAGACGGAGAAAAAACTAGCGGAGACTGATTTTACTGACACGCTTTTTGAAGGTGTAGAAACAGGGAAGAGCGAAGAGGATTTGCCGGATCGGTTGCCTTACATTGTGCTCTTGGTGGACGAGTATGCGGATCTCATGCAGACTTCGCCGAAAGAGGTGGAAGAGGCATTGGATCGGCTTGCGCAGAAGGCACGGGCTGCGGGTATCCATGTGATTTTGGCGACGCAGACTCCGCGTAAGGAGGTGATTACAGGCGTCGTGCGCGCAAACATACCTGCTCGAATTGCTTTGCAGGTGGCGAACAACATGGAGTCGCGGTTGATTATTCACACGGGTGGGGCGGAAAATTTAGTGGGCGCGGGGGATTTGCTATTTTTGAACTCGACGAGTCCGAATCCTGAGCGTGGGCAGGGGCCTTATGTTTCGAATGAGGAGATTATGCAGGTGGTGCGTTTTTGTGCGAGGCAGGCGCCCCCTGCGTATGAGCAGGAGATTCAACAGAAGCTTGCGGAGAAATCGGATGAGGAGACTTTGGGGCGGGAATTAACACCTGAAGATGAAGAATTGATTCGCAAGACACTTGAAGTGATGAAGGCGGAGGGGCGAGCGAGCACGTCGTTGATTCAGCGTCGGCTTCGGATTGGATATGGGCGCGGGGCGTGGATTATGGATTTCTTGGAGAAACGCGGTATTGTCGGTCCAAAGGATGGGAATAATGACAGGGACATCTTGATAGATTTGGAAAGTTTTGATATAGAGTCCATTTTTCGTTGA
- a CDS encoding NADPH-dependent assimilatory sulfite reductase hemoprotein subunit codes for MSSLNIEQIKESSHGLRGNIAKTLANPEATHFDEADAILLKFHGTYQQDDRDQRAALKAAGADKAWIFMTRVKLPGGRITAERYLALDALADQVANGTLRITTRQGIQFHGVLKVGLKECIAAVNRSGLTTWGACGDVVRNTMAPATPYRTPAYKDAHALAREISDTFLARSSAYVDIWINGERLGEEPAEEVEEPIYGRHYLPRKFKIGIAIPPRNDVDIYTQDLGFIAHIGDDGRVEGYTVTVGGGFGMSHGKLDTYPVLAKPLFYVRREHALAAAIGVVTAQRDHGNRTDRKRARLKYVIETKGVDWFREEVVKRMPAGTPYEAPRPVKFTTVADDLGWHEQGDGRFFYGLWVEMGRVKDREGRRMRAALRELATTLKKTFVFTPNCNVYITDVEAQERAVVEDILTRHGCLNPIDLSPSRGLAHACVALPTCGLALAESERVFPRVMEKIDAVMAELGLSQERILFRMSGCPNGCSRPYNADFAFVGRAPGKYAFYVGGSHVGDRLAGLEEKVLSESDIPSAVKKYLSEYARERLPGESFSAYWGRTHKNGPAPRPEQFHIPSSESGKKFVETE; via the coding sequence ATGTCTTCGTTAAACATTGAGCAAATCAAGGAGTCGAGTCATGGATTGCGCGGGAATATAGCTAAGACGCTTGCTAATCCTGAAGCCACTCATTTTGATGAAGCCGATGCGATCTTGCTCAAGTTTCACGGCACGTATCAACAAGATGACCGCGACCAGCGCGCTGCATTAAAAGCCGCCGGCGCAGACAAAGCCTGGATATTTATGACCCGCGTGAAGTTGCCCGGCGGACGAATCACCGCCGAGCGATACCTCGCGCTGGATGCTCTCGCCGATCAGGTAGCCAACGGAACCTTACGCATCACGACCCGACAGGGCATCCAGTTTCACGGCGTGCTCAAAGTGGGGCTTAAGGAGTGCATCGCTGCAGTCAATCGATCAGGACTCACGACCTGGGGGGCCTGTGGTGATGTGGTGCGCAACACCATGGCACCAGCCACTCCCTACCGCACCCCTGCTTACAAAGATGCTCACGCTTTGGCGCGGGAGATCAGCGACACCTTTTTGGCAAGATCGTCAGCTTATGTTGACATTTGGATCAACGGCGAACGGCTCGGCGAAGAGCCCGCAGAGGAAGTGGAAGAGCCGATTTACGGACGCCACTATTTGCCTCGAAAATTCAAGATCGGTATTGCGATTCCGCCACGAAATGATGTGGATATCTACACCCAGGATCTAGGCTTCATTGCTCATATAGGCGATGATGGCCGAGTGGAGGGATACACCGTCACAGTCGGCGGCGGATTTGGGATGAGCCATGGGAAACTGGATACGTATCCCGTGCTCGCTAAGCCGCTATTTTACGTGCGACGCGAGCATGCGCTAGCCGCCGCAATTGGCGTTGTCACCGCACAACGCGATCACGGTAACCGCACGGATCGTAAACGTGCACGTCTAAAATACGTGATCGAAACCAAGGGCGTCGATTGGTTCCGCGAAGAAGTGGTGAAACGGATGCCTGCAGGGACCCCGTATGAAGCGCCGCGCCCTGTAAAATTTACAACCGTCGCGGACGATCTCGGATGGCACGAGCAAGGCGATGGACGGTTTTTCTATGGATTGTGGGTCGAGATGGGACGTGTGAAAGACCGAGAGGGGCGGCGAATGCGGGCTGCCTTGCGGGAGTTGGCCACTACGTTGAAAAAAACCTTCGTTTTCACACCGAATTGCAACGTTTATATCACCGACGTAGAGGCTCAAGAGCGAGCCGTCGTGGAGGATATCTTAACGCGCCACGGATGCTTGAACCCGATCGATCTGTCTCCTTCGCGAGGACTCGCGCACGCCTGTGTGGCTTTGCCGACCTGTGGATTAGCCTTAGCAGAGAGTGAGCGCGTCTTTCCTCGAGTGATGGAAAAAATTGATGCTGTGATGGCTGAGCTTGGGTTGTCGCAAGAGAGGATTTTGTTTCGCATGAGTGGGTGCCCAAATGGATGTTCACGCCCTTACAATGCTGACTTTGCCTTTGTAGGACGTGCTCCTGGAAAATATGCGTTTTATGTAGGGGGTTCGCACGTCGGCGATCGGCTTGCTGGGCTCGAAGAGAAAGTGCTATCTGAATCAGATATTCCCTCTGCGGTGAAGAAATATCTCAGCGAATATGCACGAGAACGATTGCCCGGCGAGTCGTTTTCTGCTTACTGGGGGCGGACGCATAAGAACGGGCCAGCTCCGCGGCCTGAGCAATTCCATATCCCAAGCAGTGAGAGTGGGAAGAAGTTTGTAGAGACGGAGTAA
- a CDS encoding DUF4115 domain-containing protein, with the protein MVAMKSIGQQLREARLARKMTLEAASKATKIKVEQLMELENNNYSRFAAPAYARGFIRIYARALGLDEHRLIDQLDGFINEQDEEIFLNSNPVNYIPEETGDKHLRFTKREIGMMIAGGIMLCIIGILLYKVFWVDLHTPGTGLATRQIDARSVASTPIEQANQSEERVAPAAPVNPWSIPRNSTEVASGEEELGIPRALPLNPALGSAVGGNAEGEPIVARAIPVGEVVGEGIVAPRAQPVNPSVGASSEVKPSEAGSSADGTASAKPSLISSGLRQLTLETSEHSWVRVTEVTSGKAVEVFSDVMEPGERRQFQAERFVLTFSVPAAVKVSLDGKELGVLSEERSPMEFQIPKAE; encoded by the coding sequence ATGGTCGCGATGAAATCTATAGGTCAACAACTTCGTGAGGCTCGGCTGGCTCGCAAGATGACCCTTGAGGCGGCTTCGAAAGCAACCAAAATTAAGGTCGAGCAACTCATGGAGCTGGAAAATAACAATTATTCGCGATTTGCTGCCCCAGCTTATGCGCGGGGGTTCATTCGGATTTATGCGCGAGCTTTGGGGCTAGATGAGCATCGGTTGATTGATCAGCTGGATGGATTTATTAATGAGCAGGATGAGGAGATTTTTTTGAATTCTAATCCGGTGAATTACATACCTGAGGAAACGGGGGATAAGCATCTTCGTTTTACTAAGAGAGAGATAGGGATGATGATAGCGGGGGGGATAATGTTGTGCATTATTGGGATATTGCTTTACAAAGTGTTTTGGGTTGATCTCCACACGCCAGGAACAGGGCTTGCTACGAGGCAAATCGATGCACGGAGCGTGGCATCGACTCCTATAGAGCAAGCTAATCAATCAGAGGAGCGTGTTGCGCCTGCAGCTCCAGTTAATCCGTGGTCAATACCGAGAAATTCAACAGAGGTCGCGTCTGGCGAGGAAGAATTGGGGATTCCTCGCGCGCTTCCCTTGAATCCTGCTTTGGGGAGTGCGGTGGGAGGCAATGCTGAGGGTGAGCCTATTGTGGCGCGCGCAATTCCTGTGGGTGAGGTCGTAGGTGAGGGAATTGTTGCTCCGCGGGCTCAACCTGTTAATCCATCGGTGGGGGCGTCTAGCGAGGTAAAGCCATCAGAGGCAGGTTCTTCCGCCGATGGGACTGCTTCTGCCAAGCCTAGTCTGATTTCTTCGGGGTTGAGGCAGTTGACGTTGGAGACATCAGAGCATAGCTGGGTGCGGGTAACGGAGGTGACATCGGGCAAGGCTGTGGAGGTTTTTAGTGATGTGATGGAACCAGGGGAGAGACGACAGTTTCAGGCAGAGCGGTTTGTGCTGACATTTTCTGTGCCTGCAGCGGTGAAGGTATCTCTTGATGGTAAGGAGTTGGGTGTATTGAGCGAGGAGCGTAGCCCGATGGAATTTCAAATTCCTAAAGCTGAATAA
- a CDS encoding zinc ABC transporter substrate-binding protein, whose product MRVVCTTGMIAEIIREVGGERVGCRALMAPGVDPHSYKATLQDVQWLKEAELVFYNGWLLEGRMTSVLEALSKQGKRVVALAERLPIERLIALDAKGKLYDPHVWHDVSLWCEGIAVVEQVLTEVDPEGALYYRQRAEELAERWKQLDAWCREQAARVPKEQRVLVTSHDAFHYFGKAYDFKVVGLQGISTVSEASLADIVRLVRWINEQRVPAIFVESSVNPSGIRRVAKEAGVTIGGELFSDALGARGERRRGYEVDRYEGMMRYNMETIVEALTKPRS is encoded by the coding sequence ATGCGAGTCGTGTGCACGACTGGCATGATTGCTGAGATTATAAGGGAAGTAGGCGGAGAGCGTGTGGGGTGTCGCGCTCTTATGGCTCCCGGGGTCGATCCGCATAGTTACAAAGCGACATTGCAAGACGTGCAATGGCTCAAAGAGGCCGAGTTGGTGTTTTACAACGGATGGCTTCTTGAAGGGCGGATGACGAGCGTGTTGGAGGCTCTGTCTAAGCAGGGGAAACGAGTGGTCGCGCTTGCAGAGCGCCTGCCGATAGAGCGACTCATAGCTTTGGATGCGAAAGGGAAACTTTACGATCCACACGTCTGGCATGACGTGAGTTTGTGGTGTGAAGGGATTGCAGTAGTCGAGCAAGTCTTAACTGAGGTCGATCCAGAAGGAGCTCTGTATTACAGGCAGAGAGCAGAAGAACTGGCGGAACGTTGGAAACAGCTTGACGCGTGGTGTCGTGAGCAGGCGGCGCGTGTGCCGAAGGAGCAGCGGGTGCTAGTGACCAGCCACGATGCGTTTCATTATTTTGGAAAAGCTTATGACTTTAAGGTGGTAGGATTGCAGGGAATTTCAACGGTGTCGGAAGCATCGCTTGCGGACATAGTGCGCCTTGTCCGATGGATAAATGAACAGCGGGTGCCTGCTATTTTTGTGGAGAGCAGCGTCAATCCATCCGGTATTCGACGCGTGGCCAAAGAAGCAGGCGTGACGATTGGGGGCGAGCTTTTTTCGGATGCCCTCGGAGCGCGTGGAGAACGGCGACGTGGCTATGAGGTGGATCGGTATGAGGGAATGATGCGTTACAACATGGAGACGATCGTGGAGGCGCTTACCAAGCCCCGGAGCTAG
- a CDS encoding permease produces the protein MLLYYLQALIKIQKHHHTHPPTTPRHNFIHSHYEFLMQLPAPPSTISLTLMDDPFFGSTQTLWFTLSFPDFLLSFLALTLESAPFLLLGALISSAIETYVPLDAFTHRLRGSKTKSIAIALLFAFLFPVCECSAVPIAAMLLRRGVPPVGALTYLLASPLINPLALLSTLIAFYGQSPLIIALWRVGLGLLTLLLTILILTYRRSHFLNLNLLLTTHNQPPPACQTLLLSLTRPAADPRLPRFLALTAHSFIAVLPYLILGCVLASLFNTGINRETAQHALTHPLFAPLGSILLAQLLCLCSTTDAFIIVAFFSLSLPAKLAFLIAGPLIDIRLFILYRSLFTTRFVTLLWLTLTLLTWILILIFSPLITT, from the coding sequence TTGCTTTTATACTACCTCCAAGCCCTAATTAAAATTCAAAAACACCACCACACCCATCCTCCCACCACACCCCGCCACAACTTCATCCACAGCCACTACGAATTTTTAATGCAACTCCCCGCTCCCCCATCTACCATATCCCTCACCCTCATGGACGACCCCTTTTTCGGCTCCACCCAGACGCTATGGTTCACCCTATCCTTCCCAGATTTCCTCCTCTCTTTTCTCGCACTAACCCTAGAAAGCGCACCATTCCTTCTACTCGGCGCCTTAATCTCATCAGCAATCGAAACGTATGTCCCCCTAGATGCCTTCACACATAGACTCCGCGGATCCAAGACCAAATCCATCGCCATCGCCCTCCTCTTCGCCTTCCTCTTTCCCGTCTGCGAATGTTCCGCCGTTCCCATCGCCGCTATGCTACTCCGCCGTGGAGTGCCACCCGTCGGCGCGCTCACTTACCTCCTCGCCTCCCCCCTCATCAACCCTCTCGCTCTCCTCAGCACCCTCATAGCTTTCTATGGTCAATCCCCCCTCATCATCGCCCTGTGGCGCGTCGGCTTAGGCCTACTCACCCTACTCCTCACAATCCTCATCCTCACCTACCGACGATCCCATTTCCTAAACCTCAACCTCCTCCTCACCACCCACAACCAACCGCCCCCAGCCTGCCAAACCCTCCTTCTTAGCCTTACACGCCCCGCTGCCGACCCCCGTCTCCCACGCTTTCTCGCACTCACCGCCCATAGCTTCATCGCCGTCCTACCCTACTTGATCCTCGGCTGTGTCCTAGCCTCACTCTTCAACACTGGCATCAACCGCGAAACCGCCCAACACGCCCTCACCCATCCCCTCTTCGCCCCCCTCGGTTCCATCCTCCTTGCCCAACTCCTCTGCCTCTGCAGCACCACCGACGCCTTCATCATCGTCGCCTTCTTCAGCCTCAGTCTGCCCGCCAAATTAGCCTTCCTCATCGCAGGCCCCCTCATCGACATCCGCCTCTTCATCCTCTACAGAAGCCTCTTCACCACACGCTTTGTAACGCTCCTCTGGCTCACCCTCACCCTCCTCACTTGGATCCTCATCCTCATTTTCTCCCCCCTCATTACAACATGA
- a CDS encoding ATP-binding protein translates to MMSTDPAQAHDHPSLVSYWPEIIESITEGFLLIAPAPDWQGLFINREAQRLLNLPRENFIAHNIWHHPTFQQLDLLRSMLIQAWQDRMPLHFEDEFPHKDKASPRNLEFHIYPTPTTLCIHVTDITTRKQHAIAIARLAAFAQFNPNPFFEISRQAQILYTNTAAQQTAEKLHLPTPKHLLPPQYPEITRELLQTPLISKSLEHSLCEHIFQWHFFAIREHQIVHAHGIDITDRVRLEAHLRQVQKTESIGQLAGGIAHDFNNLLTVIQGYAQMIERDPQSPESIRHHAQEIISTTQRAASLTRQLLAYSRRQIAQPKPLDLSATLLRLIDLLHPLLGERISIQFREDHKIPLIYADENMIEQVVMNLCVNARDAMMPQGGTLTLALSTANLTEDQNPKIRTPGPHVSLSISDTGCGIPQEIQSKIFEPFFTTKEVGKGTGLGLAVVEGIVRQHNGWIELKSAPGQGTTFTIYLPTYQNPTETISQNSIPSALHTPPPPTHTPPPTKTILIVEDQANLRRLARLTLQKAGYTILEAESPAQARKIWEKERDRIDLVFTDIVMPGQENGLEMAAAFVQEKPQTRIIFCTGYSEDLIEGKNPLLGQAAFIAKPYFPDTLLETTRKMLAI, encoded by the coding sequence ATGATGTCCACTGACCCCGCCCAAGCCCACGACCATCCTTCACTAGTCTCCTACTGGCCAGAAATCATCGAGAGCATCACAGAAGGCTTTCTCCTCATCGCCCCAGCACCAGACTGGCAAGGCCTATTCATCAACCGTGAAGCCCAACGCCTCTTAAATCTGCCCCGAGAAAATTTCATCGCTCACAACATCTGGCATCACCCCACCTTCCAGCAACTCGACCTACTCCGCTCCATGCTCATCCAAGCTTGGCAAGACCGCATGCCGCTTCACTTCGAAGACGAATTCCCCCACAAAGACAAAGCCTCCCCTCGCAACCTTGAATTCCACATCTACCCCACCCCCACAACCCTCTGCATCCATGTCACAGACATCACCACACGAAAACAACACGCCATCGCTATCGCACGGCTCGCCGCATTCGCTCAATTCAACCCCAACCCCTTCTTCGAAATCAGCCGCCAAGCCCAAATCCTCTACACCAACACCGCCGCCCAACAAACCGCCGAAAAACTCCACCTCCCCACCCCCAAACATCTCCTCCCCCCACAATACCCCGAAATCACCCGCGAACTCCTTCAAACTCCTCTCATTTCAAAAAGCCTCGAACATTCCCTTTGCGAACACATCTTTCAATGGCACTTCTTTGCCATCCGCGAACACCAAATCGTTCACGCACACGGCATCGACATCACCGACCGCGTGCGCCTCGAGGCACACCTCCGACAAGTCCAAAAAACTGAATCCATCGGTCAACTCGCAGGCGGCATCGCCCACGATTTCAACAACCTCCTTACCGTCATCCAAGGCTACGCCCAAATGATCGAGCGCGACCCGCAATCCCCAGAATCCATCCGCCATCACGCCCAGGAAATCATCTCTACAACCCAGCGCGCTGCCTCCCTCACACGCCAACTGCTCGCCTACAGCCGACGCCAAATTGCTCAACCCAAGCCCCTCGATCTCAGCGCCACCTTACTGCGTCTCATCGATCTCCTCCATCCACTCCTAGGCGAACGCATTAGCATCCAATTTCGCGAAGACCACAAAATCCCACTGATCTACGCCGACGAAAACATGATCGAGCAAGTCGTCATGAACCTCTGCGTCAACGCTCGAGACGCCATGATGCCACAAGGAGGCACCCTCACCCTCGCCCTCTCTACTGCCAATCTCACAGAAGATCAAAACCCAAAAATCCGCACACCCGGCCCCCACGTCTCTCTCAGCATCAGCGACACCGGCTGCGGCATCCCCCAAGAAATCCAATCCAAAATTTTTGAACCATTCTTCACCACAAAAGAAGTCGGCAAAGGCACTGGCCTAGGATTAGCCGTCGTCGAAGGCATCGTTCGACAACATAACGGCTGGATCGAACTCAAAAGTGCCCCAGGGCAAGGCACAACCTTCACCATCTACCTACCAACCTACCAGAACCCGACAGAGACAATCTCCCAAAACTCAATTCCCTCAGCACTCCACACCCCCCCCCCTCCAACTCACACCCCTCCGCCAACCAAGACAATCCTCATTGTCGAAGATCAAGCCAACCTTCGCCGCCTCGCCCGCCTCACCCTTCAAAAAGCAGGCTACACCATCCTCGAAGCAGAATCCCCTGCTCAAGCCCGCAAAATATGGGAAAAAGAACGAGACCGAATCGACCTCGTTTTCACCGATATCGTCATGCCAGGCCAAGAAAACGGCCTAGAAATGGCTGCCGCCTTCGTCCAAGAAAAACCCCAGACTCGCATCATCTTTTGCACCGGCTACAGCGAAGACCTCATCGAAGGCAAAAACCCACTCCTCGGCCAAGCCGCCTTCATCGCAAAACCCTACTTCCCCGATACACTCCTTGAGACAACACGCAAAATGCTAGCCATCTAA
- the rimO gene encoding 30S ribosomal protein S12 methylthiotransferase RimO has protein sequence MRGGSGFGLKVGLISLGCAKNLVDTEVMAGHLFRAGMSLTQDADEADVLIINTCSFIDASKEESIETILEAHRRRGMVKRRRRQKLIVAGCMAQRFSKELPQALPEVDAFIGLDEVPRVAEVIAGLMSGDEEVQRRHKGEFVVGRSVYVPDYDTPRFRLTPRHYAYVKIAEGCNHPCTFCIIPQIRGRHRSRTVESVVNEVRRLVADGVRELNLISQDTTYFGMDRWGDRVGPRTPVDSSRGESLSTLLRALQGIEGDFWVRLLYTHPAHWSEELIATISECDKVARYVDMPLQHISNSVLERMRRETSGEYIRDLVKRIRRGIPGVTLRTTFIVGFPGETEEEFEELLEFISEVRFERVGVFRYSQEEGTRAAKMSGQISDEVKELRWHRAMALQRDIALEKAKEAVGKTLRVLVDRPGIARSEGDAPDVDGVVFVAKHLEVGAFHEVRVVDSREYDLVADGGSVGVDLDG, from the coding sequence ATGCGCGGCGGGAGTGGGTTTGGTCTTAAGGTGGGTTTGATTTCACTGGGGTGTGCCAAGAACTTGGTGGATACGGAGGTAATGGCGGGGCATTTATTTAGGGCGGGGATGTCGTTGACGCAAGATGCTGATGAGGCGGATGTGTTGATAATTAATACGTGTTCATTTATCGATGCGTCTAAGGAGGAGAGTATAGAGACAATCTTGGAGGCTCATAGGCGTCGTGGGATGGTTAAGCGGCGGCGCCGTCAAAAGCTGATTGTGGCGGGTTGTATGGCACAACGGTTTTCTAAGGAATTGCCGCAGGCGTTGCCTGAGGTGGATGCTTTTATTGGTTTGGATGAAGTGCCGCGTGTGGCGGAGGTGATTGCTGGATTGATGAGTGGAGATGAGGAAGTGCAGCGACGGCATAAAGGGGAATTTGTAGTGGGGCGGTCTGTCTACGTCCCGGATTATGATACTCCGCGGTTTCGATTGACGCCGCGGCATTATGCGTATGTGAAAATTGCTGAGGGGTGCAATCATCCTTGCACGTTTTGTATCATACCGCAGATCCGTGGTCGGCATCGTAGTCGAACGGTGGAGTCTGTGGTGAACGAGGTGCGACGACTGGTGGCGGATGGGGTGCGGGAGTTGAACTTGATCTCGCAGGATACGACTTATTTTGGAATGGATCGGTGGGGGGATCGGGTTGGTCCGCGGACTCCTGTTGATTCGAGCAGAGGGGAGAGTTTATCGACGTTGTTGAGGGCTTTGCAGGGGATTGAGGGGGATTTTTGGGTGCGGCTTCTTTACACGCATCCGGCGCATTGGAGTGAGGAGTTGATCGCGACTATTTCTGAATGCGATAAGGTGGCGCGGTATGTGGATATGCCTTTGCAGCATATTTCTAACTCGGTTTTGGAGCGGATGCGTCGAGAGACATCGGGGGAATACATCCGAGATTTGGTGAAGAGGATTCGTAGAGGGATTCCTGGGGTGACGCTGCGGACGACATTTATAGTCGGTTTTCCTGGTGAGACAGAGGAGGAGTTTGAAGAGCTTTTGGAGTTTATCTCGGAGGTGCGTTTTGAGCGGGTGGGGGTCTTTCGTTACTCGCAAGAGGAGGGGACTCGCGCGGCGAAGATGAGCGGCCAAATCTCGGATGAGGTGAAAGAATTGCGCTGGCATCGGGCGATGGCGTTGCAACGCGATATCGCCTTGGAAAAAGCTAAGGAGGCGGTGGGGAAAACGCTGCGAGTGTTAGTTGATCGGCCGGGGATAGCTCGATCGGAGGGTGATGCGCCGGATGTGGATGGGGTGGTTTTTGTGGCGAAACATTTGGAGGTCGGTGCGTTTCATGAGGTGCGTGTGGTAGATAGTCGTGAGTATGATTTGGTAGCGGATGGGGGCTCGGTGGGGGTGGATTTAGATGGCTAG